In Malus sylvestris chromosome 15, drMalSylv7.2, whole genome shotgun sequence, a single genomic region encodes these proteins:
- the LOC126605032 gene encoding sugar transport protein 10-like produces the protein MAGGAYVGGGGGRSYEGGVTIFVLFTCVAAAMGGLLFGYDLGISGGVTSMESFLSKFFPSVFHKMKNETANQNQYCKFDSQLLTLFTSCLYVAALVASFFASTVTRKFGRKISMFVAGLVFLVGSILNGIANNIIVLIIGRLLLGVGVGFANQSVPIYLAEMAPTKIRGALNMGFQMAITIGILVAGLVNFGTAKIKGGYGWRVSLALAAVPSLMMTLAAIFLPDTPNSILERGNPDKARKMLKKIRGTNNVDEEFQDLLDATDAAQKVENQWTNITEPRYRPQLVICILVPFFQQLTGINVIMFYSPVLFMTLGFGDEASLMSAVITGGVNVVATFVSILAVDRFGRRVLFLQGGVQMLLCQVAVGVMIGMKFGLSGVGSFTKTEANWILFSICAYVAAFAWSWGPLGWLVPSEICPLEIRSAGQAINVSVNMLFTFIIGQVFLSMLCHLKFGLFFFFGGFVIIMTIFIAFFLPETKNVPIEEMNRVWKAHWFWGKYIPDEAVNYGRQDKVVV, from the exons ATGGCTGGAGGAGCATATGTTGGCGGTGGAGGAGGGAGGAGCTATGAAGGAGGTGTCACCATCTTTGTGCTTTTCACTTGTGTGGCGGCTGCCATGGGTGGTCTCCTCTTCGGATATGATCTCGGGATCTCAG GGGGTGTGACTTCAATGGAGTCGTTCTTGAGCAAGTTCTTCCCGTCTGTGTTCCACAAAATGAAGAATGAGACTGCTAATCAAAACCAGTACTGCAAATTTGACAGCCAACTCCTCACGTTGTTCACGTCTTGCCTCTACGTTGCAGCCTTGGTGGCTTCCTTCTTCGCTTCAACGGTGACTAGgaaatttggccggaaaatatCCATGTTTGTGGCAGGCCTTGTTTTTCTTGTTGGCTCAATTCTAAATGGTATTGCCAATAACATTATCGTTCTAATCATTGGTCGTCTCTTGCTTGGTGTTGGAGTGGGATTTGCTAATCAG TCCGTTCCCATTTATCTAGCGGAAATGGCTCCAACAAAGATTAGAGGAGCATTGAACATGGGGTTCCAAATGGCCATCACCATTGGTATTCTAGTGGCAGGTCTTGTCAACTTCGGCACAGCCAAGATCAAGGGCGGATATGGCTGGAGAGTCTCTCTTGCTCTTGCAGCCGTTCCTTCCTTGATGATGACTCTCGCTGCAATCTTTCTTCCCGACACTCCAAATTCCATCCTAGAAAGAGGTAACCCCGATAAGGCCAGGAAAATGCTGAAAAAAATCCGTGGCACCAACAACGTTGATGAGGAgttccaagaccttcttgaTGCTACTGACGCTGCCCAAAAAGTGGAAAACCAATGGACCAACATCACAGAGCCGAGATATAGGCCTCAACTTGTCATTTGCATTCTCGTTCCATTCTTCCAGCAGCTCACCGGGATCAATGTGATCATGTTTTACTCACCAGTTCTTTTCATGACTTTGGGGTTTGGGGACGAAGCATCCCTAATGTCCGCAGTCATCACTGGCGGTGTTAACGTGGTTGCTACCTTTGTGTCCATTCTCGCAGTCGATAGGTTCGGAAGAAGGGTGTTGTTCCTTCAAGGTGGTGTGCAGATGCTCCTGTGCCAG GTTGCCGTTGGAGTGATGATAGGCATGAAGTTTGGGCTCAGTGGAGTCGGATCCTTTACAAAAACTGAAGCCAATTGGATCTTGTTCTCGATCTGTGCATATGTAGCAGCATTTGCATGGTCTTGGGGTCCGTTGGGGTGGTTGGTGCCGAGCGAGATTTGCCCTCTGGAGATCCGTTCAGCAGGACAAGCCATCAACGTCTCGGTGAACATGTTGTTCACTTTTATCATTGGTCAAGTCTTCCTCAGCATGCTTTGCCACTTAAAGTTTggtctcttcttcttctttggtgGTTTTGTGATCATTATGACCATCTTCATCGCCTTCTTCTTGCCCGAGACAAAGAATGTTCCGATTGAAGAGATGAATAGGGTTTGGAAAGCTCACTGGTTCTGGGGCAAGTACATCCCTGATGAGGCTGTCAATTATGGTAGGCAAGACAAAGTTGTAGTTTGA
- the LOC126605041 gene encoding thioredoxin X, chloroplastic-like, translated as MEANVVSKLILPPVRTATSSSYSSPTAPKLFSSFSCGSGSQIRQAGLGNSSSSSSRTVPKFSIASSAGIQEINETQFRDSVLNSDRPVLVEFVASWCGPCRLISPAMEWLAQENKDRLTVVKIDHDANPKLIEQYKVYGFPALILFTNGKEVPESRREGAIAKAKLQEYVDVFLEFMPVA; from the exons ATGGAAGCCAACGTCGTCTCCAAGCTCATACTTCCTCCGGTCCGTACAGCTACTTCAAGCTCTTACTCTTCGCCCACCGCTCCAAAGCTCTTCTCCTCATTCTCCTGCGGTTCTGGAAGCCAAATAAGGCAAGCGGGCCTTggcaattcttcttcttcttcttctcgtaCGGTTCCCAAGTTTTCAATTGCTTCGAGTGCTGGTATTCAGGAAATTAATGAGACCCAGTTCCGGGATTCGGTTCTTAACTCGGACCGTCCGGTTCTCGTCGAGTTCGTTGCCAGTTGGTGCGGCCCTTGCCGCTTAATCTCGCCTGCTATGGAATGGCTCGCTCAG GAAAACAAAGACAGGTTAACTGTTGTTAAGATAGATCATGATGCAAACCCAAAACTGATTGAACAATATAAAGTTTATGGGTTCCCGGCTTTGATTCTCTTCACAAACGGAAAGGAAGTTCCAGAAAGTCGGAGAGAAGGCGCAATTGCCAAAGCGAAGCTTCAAGAGTATGtggatgtgtttttggagtTCATGCCAGTTGCATAG